A window of Acinonyx jubatus isolate Ajub_Pintada_27869175 chromosome E4, VMU_Ajub_asm_v1.0, whole genome shotgun sequence contains these coding sequences:
- the TIMM17A gene encoding mitochondrial import inner membrane translocase subunit Tim17-A encodes MEEYAREPCPWRIVDDCGGAFTMGTIGGGIFQAIKGFRNSPVGVNHRLRGSLTAIKTRAPQLGGSFAVWGGLFSMIDCSMVQVRGKEDPWNSITSGALTGAILAARNGPVAMVGSAAMGGILLALIEGAGILLTRFASAQFPNGPQFAEDPSQLPSAQLSSSPFGDYRQYQ; translated from the exons ATGGAGGAGTACGCGAGAGAGCCTTG CCCTTGGCGAATTGTGGATGATTGTGGTGGGGCCTTTACGATGGGTACCATAGGTGGTGGTATCTTTCAAGCAATCAAAGGTTTTCGCAATTCTCCAGTG GGAGTAAACCACAGACTACGAGGGAGTTTGACAGCTATTAAAACCAGGGCTCCACAGTTGGGAG gtaGTTTTGCAGTTTGGGGTGGTTTATTTTCCATGATTGACTGCAGTATGGTTCAAGTCAGAGGAAAAGAAGATCCCTGGAACTCCATCACAAGTGGTGCCTTAACAGGAGCCATACTGGCAGCAAGAA ATGGACCAGTGGCCATGGTTGGGTCAGCCGCGATGGGTGGCATTCTCCTAGCTTTAATTGAAGGAGCTGGTATCTTATTGACAAGATTTGCCTCTGCACAATTTCCCAATG GTCCTCAGTTTGCTGAAGACCCCTCTCAGTTGCCTTCAGCCCAGTTATCATCCTCACCTTTTGGAGACTATCGACAATATCAATAG